The following proteins are co-located in the Brevibacillus laterosporus DSM 25 genome:
- the ytxC gene encoding putative sporulation protein YtxC, which yields MQTVSVFLHTTNQHYIERFCHILQSMQEKIDTSPVRIECRVEENESHTQFRFVSWSREEYTCETLEYMASFVALLVTEWTVQVMEVELLRTFLKRKERGALIHKFDEIYPYIQFVFHELDEVRENMNRSTRKAAIYEQVLQYMEDEPHLYLEGFVKFRLKNYRILLDKAFEMGLQQYQQDKEYQEFVELLRFFVSKQEHRYPLVHVVLRETQEFIMYDQDDAKIDLSQLDTILGFRPDRQEDYIMSALIALAPEKIVIHGVEDSNVLMQTMRAVFGDRVLACVSCAHCLTTPGNLDFQFSSHYNT from the coding sequence TCAACATTACATTGAGCGGTTCTGCCATATTCTCCAAAGCATGCAGGAGAAGATAGACACATCCCCTGTTCGCATCGAATGCCGAGTAGAGGAGAATGAAAGTCATACGCAATTTCGCTTTGTTAGTTGGTCACGGGAAGAGTATACCTGTGAGACTTTGGAATACATGGCTTCCTTTGTTGCTTTACTGGTTACTGAATGGACTGTGCAGGTTATGGAAGTAGAGTTGTTGCGCACCTTTTTAAAGCGAAAAGAACGAGGGGCACTTATTCATAAGTTTGACGAAATCTATCCTTATATTCAATTTGTGTTCCATGAGTTAGATGAAGTGCGTGAAAATATGAATCGTTCAACACGCAAAGCGGCAATTTACGAACAGGTTTTGCAATATATGGAGGATGAACCGCACCTATATTTGGAAGGTTTTGTGAAATTCCGCTTGAAAAACTACCGTATCCTGTTGGACAAGGCCTTTGAAATGGGGTTGCAGCAATATCAACAGGACAAGGAATATCAAGAGTTTGTCGAATTACTGCGCTTCTTTGTATCCAAACAGGAGCATCGTTATCCACTTGTTCATGTCGTGTTGCGAGAGACGCAAGAATTTATCATGTACGATCAAGACGATGCCAAAATAGACCTGAGTCAATTAGATACCATTTTGGGATTTAGACCGGATCGACAAGAGGATTATATTATGAGTGCATTAATTGCGCTTGCTCCAGAAAAGATTGTTATTCATGGGGTGGAAGATAGTAACGTCTTGATGCAGACTATGCGAGCTGTATTTGGAGATCGTGTATTAGCGTGTGTGAGTTGTGCTCATTGTTTAACGACTCCTGGAAATCTTGACTTCCAATTCTCCAGTCACTAT